The Cytobacillus oceanisediminis genomic interval CAATTAATTCAAACGGCTTCGTTGTTCCGCGCCCCTCAGAAACATTCGTCCCTTCAATCAATGCAGCTCCCGGATATACTAAAGCTGTTTCTAAAGTTGGCATATTCGGAGACGGCATGACAAACGGAAGGCTGGTGTCATCATAATACATATCTCGCTTCCAGCCATTCATTTTGACAACAGTTAAATCTGCTCCAATTTCGAACTCTTCATTGAATAATTCGGCCAGTTCTCCTACAGTCATCCCATGGCGGAGCGGAATCGGATAATTCCCCACAAAAGAGGAATACTTCATATCAAGCACCGGCCCTTCAACCTTTGTTCCACCTTGAGGATTTGGCCTGTCCAGCACGATGAAAGGGATGTTGTTTTCTTTTGCTGCTTCCATCGCATAAGCCATTGTGTAAATATACGTGTAAAAACGTGTTCCAACATCCTGGATATCAAACAGGAGCACGTCGATATTCTCCAGCATTTCAGGTGTAGGCTTTTTGGTTTTTCCGTATAAGCTGTAAACAGGAAGCCCTGTCTTTTCATCGATATAATACTCAACGTATTCTCCCGCCTGTGCACTTCCGCGGACTCCATGTTCCGGGCCATATAAAGCTGTTAACTCTACATCGGGATCATTGTGCAGAATATCGACAACGCTGTTTAAATTCTGGTCTACCCCAGTTGGGTTTGTAATTAAGCCCACTCTTTTCCCTTCTATGAGTTCCTTCTTATCATCTAAAAGAACTTCAACTCCAAGCTCGAATTTCTTTTTCTTGCCTTTTCCTTTGCCATTGCCGTTATCTGCAAGCACAACAGTTAAAGAAGAGAGTACGAGAATCATTGTCAAAAATCCCATGAACCATTTCTTCATATATTTTTCCTCCTTGGTTAAGAATGAGGTGCGGGCAAAACCCTAAGGCTGCCCGTACCCTTTCCTTTTCAAAAATAGCAGTGTGCCTAATAGCTCAATCCATGGCCAAATTCATATAAAACACTGCCATCTGTACCCGGAATTGTTACAGGCAATTTACCTGAAGGATTAACCTGGCTAAAAACAACACCTGCAGATGCATCAAAGCTTGCCGTTCTGAATCCGTATTGTGCAATGTATGCATCAACTTCCGGATAAGCCATGATGTCATATGGGTTACGGATGCCAACCGAAATGACTGGAGCTTCTGATTCAGCAATGATGGAATTAACCATTTTCATCTGAGCGCTGTCCGGTGAACGGCCTGATACATTAAAAGTATAGGAGCCCACAATAACTGCACTGGCATTCCTGATTTGCTGCTTCTGCTCTTCCGTTAATGCATAGCTTGAGGTCTGGATGACCTGTGTGTTTGCATGAAACTTGCTGATTGCGTTCTTTAAGTCTGCAATATACGTATTGCCGACAACGACAATATTCTCTTCAGGAGATAATTGTATTGGCAATGCATCTCTTTCATTTTTAACCAATGTAATTGAACCTTCTGCTGCTTCTTTTTCTATTTGTTTATGTTCTTCTGATCCAACAATCTCAAGAGCGTTTGCAATTTTTTCATCAATCGGCTGTGGTGTCTCTTCTTTAATAATTCCCCGCTTTATTTTCAGTGTTAAAATTCGTTCAACTGATGATTC includes:
- a CDS encoding exo-beta-N-acetylmuramidase NamZ family protein gives rise to the protein MKKWFMGFLTMILVLSSLTVVLADNGNGKGKGKKKKFELGVEVLLDDKKELIEGKRVGLITNPTGVDQNLNSVVDILHNDPDVELTALYGPEHGVRGSAQAGEYVEYYIDEKTGLPVYSLYGKTKKPTPEMLENIDVLLFDIQDVGTRFYTYIYTMAYAMEAAKENNIPFIVLDRPNPQGGTKVEGPVLDMKYSSFVGNYPIPLRHGMTVGELAELFNEEFEIGADLTVVKMNGWKRDMYYDDTSLPFVMPSPNMPTLETALVYPGAALIEGTNVSEGRGTTKPFELIGAPFINADDLAGHLNSLNLPGVTFRAASFTPSFSKHAGQLSHGIQIHVTHRDAFKPVETGLHIVKAIHDMYPEDFEFRAENSAEISFFDNLMGNGWVREDIEEGKPVEEISSKWQKELKQFKKTREEYLLY